The following proteins are encoded in a genomic region of Natrarchaeobius halalkaliphilus:
- a CDS encoding calcium-binding protein → MSDDTNPSGDSRRSVMKKGALAATALAVGTGATATTTAAQEEDGEVVVSGHDYYPDTDFDVLAEFESGTRDDILESDNLEGEFDDVGDWDVYAVSFDVGSGGILGYFMVDEGDADISAGDTGSMTGTASFRNAEANLLEVDVTTEAAEDDPEDDEADAEDDEADNDESEDDEEA, encoded by the coding sequence ATGAGTGACGATACCAATCCAAGCGGAGACTCGAGACGATCGGTTATGAAAAAAGGCGCACTGGCAGCGACGGCCCTTGCAGTCGGCACAGGTGCCACAGCAACCACGACAGCGGCCCAGGAAGAGGACGGAGAGGTCGTCGTGAGCGGCCACGATTACTACCCAGACACCGATTTCGACGTTCTCGCGGAGTTCGAATCGGGGACCAGAGACGACATCCTGGAGTCGGACAATCTGGAAGGCGAGTTCGACGATGTCGGTGACTGGGACGTCTACGCGGTCAGTTTCGACGTCGGAAGCGGCGGGATACTGGGATACTTCATGGTGGACGAAGGCGACGCGGACATCAGCGCCGGAGACACCGGATCCATGACCGGAACCGCGTCGTTCCGCAACGCGGAGGCGAACCTCCTCGAGGTCGACGTTACCACGGAGGCTGCCGAGGACGACCCCGAAGACGACGAAGCCGACGCCGAGGACGATGAGGCCGATAACGACGAATCTGAAGACGACGAAGAAGCGTGA
- a CDS encoding calcium-binding protein: protein MATAQDDDDNDDEAEGEVVVSGHDYYPDTDYEVLAEFDSSTRDDILESDTFEGEFDDVGDWDVYAVSFDVGSGGILGYFMVDEDDADISAGDTGSMTGTASFRNAEANLLEVDVTTEAAEDDPEDDEEEEPEEEEPDDPEEEPDDPEEEPEEEPDEEEDDDGIFG, encoded by the coding sequence ATGGCAACGGCACAAGATGACGACGACAACGACGACGAGGCGGAAGGAGAGGTCGTCGTGAGCGGTCACGATTACTACCCAGACACTGACTACGAGGTTCTCGCGGAGTTCGATTCGAGTACCAGAGACGATATCCTGGAGTCGGACACGTTCGAAGGCGAGTTCGACGATGTCGGTGATTGGGACGTCTACGCGGTCAGTTTCGACGTCGGAAGCGGCGGGATACTGGGATACTTCATGGTGGACGAAGACGACGCGGATATCAGCGCCGGAGACACCGGATCCATGACCGGAACCGCGTCGTTCCGCAACGCGGAGGCGAACCTCCTCGAGGTCGACGTTACCACGGAGGCTGCCGAGGACGACCCCGAAGACGACGAAGAGGAAGAGCCAGAAGAAGAAGAGCCTGACGACCCCGAAGAAGAGCCCGACGACCCCGAAGAAGAGCCAGAGGAGGAACCCGACGAGGAAGAAGACGACGACGGAATCTTCGGCTGA